The following proteins are co-located in the Desulfobacterales bacterium genome:
- a CDS encoding DUF1302 family protein, giving the protein MFLPQSAAQELSLPDSSDSTRLYAQDDGESGESWDYDEDWDLESDFSVTDDSPDLTWRVEVAFENYVNTNRELHFEDAYEKQEVHTHLDLKYGTGDRYLKSITDIYFFPTFLNEDVGDDYPYSTETRTHRNLRISSESSEIIFRELYYNWLIDKYRIRIGNQVYPWGTADFLNSTSYLNPNDLRELILKESDEVRLGVPSASAMLFFPDFTMELVFVPVHTAAAIPSTGHFWAVKEVEGQFPVYFDDSDPMDASSENFGYAARISKTYRGMDFSLSGYHGPDNDQLLVPVRTVLEPNQTVGVMLEPRYFVVDYVGADFSTTYEDFAFNVEAAYSPNKHGIIEQNTDKPQTLEFPYDTERTDYLSYSIGLNYFIPMEKLLPGHAGDSLFTMEWYQATYFDDQFDSPQITDLLSFQFQDSYFDKRVNVWLATVFETRRGGMIFWPKLGYDFKNGFEVEVGYVGINGQGEGDYDEDSIFYYYRDNDIIMVNFTYAFP; this is encoded by the coding sequence ATGTTCTTACCGCAAAGCGCCGCGCAAGAGTTATCCCTCCCCGATTCATCAGACAGCACCCGCCTGTATGCCCAGGATGACGGTGAATCCGGGGAATCCTGGGATTATGATGAGGACTGGGATCTGGAATCCGATTTCTCAGTCACGGATGATTCCCCGGATTTGACCTGGCGCGTTGAGGTGGCGTTTGAGAATTATGTAAACACCAACCGCGAGCTTCATTTTGAGGATGCCTATGAAAAGCAGGAAGTCCACACGCACCTGGATCTGAAATACGGCACCGGCGACCGGTATCTTAAATCCATCACAGATATCTATTTCTTTCCCACCTTCTTAAATGAAGATGTCGGCGATGACTATCCGTATTCCACGGAAACCCGGACCCATCGCAATTTAAGAATTTCCAGCGAATCGAGCGAGATCATATTCCGGGAACTCTACTATAACTGGCTGATCGACAAATACCGGATTCGGATCGGCAATCAGGTCTATCCCTGGGGGACGGCGGATTTTTTAAACTCCACATCCTATCTAAACCCCAATGACCTCCGCGAACTGATTCTAAAGGAATCGGATGAAGTGCGCCTCGGCGTACCCTCGGCCTCGGCCATGCTATTTTTCCCGGATTTTACCATGGAGCTCGTGTTTGTGCCGGTCCACACAGCGGCCGCCATTCCCTCCACCGGCCATTTCTGGGCAGTAAAGGAGGTGGAAGGCCAGTTTCCGGTCTATTTTGACGACTCCGACCCCATGGATGCCAGCAGCGAGAATTTCGGGTATGCCGCGCGGATCAGCAAGACCTACCGGGGCATGGACTTTTCTTTAAGCGGCTATCACGGCCCGGATAATGATCAGCTGCTGGTGCCGGTGCGAACGGTGCTTGAGCCCAATCAAACGGTGGGCGTCATGCTTGAACCCCGGTATTTTGTGGTGGATTATGTGGGCGCGGATTTTTCCACCACTTACGAGGACTTTGCCTTTAACGTGGAGGCCGCCTATTCGCCGAATAAGCACGGCATTATCGAGCAGAATACGGATAAGCCCCAGACTCTGGAATTTCCCTATGACACGGAGAGGACCGATTACCTGTCCTATTCAATCGGGCTCAATTATTTCATCCCTATGGAAAAGCTTTTGCCCGGCCATGCCGGAGACAGCCTGTTTACCATGGAGTGGTACCAGGCCACTTATTTTGACGACCAATTCGATTCCCCGCAGATCACCGATCTGTTGAGTTTTCAGTTTCAGGACAGCTACTTTGACAAGCGGGTGAATGTCTGGCTGGCCACGGTATTTGAAACCCGCCGCGGCGGGATGATCTTCTGGCCCAAGCTGGGGTATGACTTTAAAAACGGCTTTGAAGTCGAAGTGGGCTATGTGGGCATTAACGGACAGGGTGAAGGCGATTATGACGAAGACTCGATTTTTTATTACTACCGGGACAATGATATCATTATGGTAAATTTCACCTATGCGTTTCCTTAA
- a CDS encoding outer membrane lipoprotein-sorting protein encodes MRNRIFLVLILVFFMAQSASAMTGREIMEKSDDLPEADTAASKILMLIHKGGRVLEKEFILQMKQYENDEDKALIEFIRPTKIKLLTHSYKGKDDDQWLRLSSGRVKRIASSSKGKPFVNSHFYYEDLTSVKIDDYEFEKIGEAEAVGEPCYKVAGVKKVGEKVYDKVVFYPRKSDYFVSRIDFYLDGEFHKFLENHHVKKIDGILTPHKAVMKRADGKGRTELILKGIKYNIDIDDIKFKKEALR; translated from the coding sequence ATGAGAAATAGGATTTTTCTGGTTTTAATTTTGGTTTTTTTCATGGCCCAGTCCGCTTCTGCCATGACCGGCCGGGAGATTATGGAAAAAAGCGACGACCTGCCGGAGGCGGATACCGCGGCCAGTAAAATATTAATGCTGATTCACAAGGGCGGGCGCGTTTTGGAAAAGGAATTTATCCTGCAGATGAAGCAGTATGAAAATGACGAAGACAAGGCGCTGATCGAGTTTATTCGGCCCACCAAGATAAAACTTCTGACCCATTCCTATAAAGGCAAGGATGATGATCAGTGGCTGAGGCTCTCCTCCGGACGGGTAAAACGGATTGCCTCTTCAAGCAAGGGCAAACCGTTTGTCAACTCCCATTTCTACTATGAGGACCTGACCTCTGTAAAGATCGACGATTATGAATTCGAAAAAATCGGCGAGGCAGAGGCAGTGGGCGAGCCCTGCTATAAGGTGGCGGGTGTGAAAAAAGTCGGGGAGAAAGTCTACGATAAGGTGGTCTTCTACCCCCGCAAATCGGACTATTTCGTCAGCCGCATCGATTTTTATCTGGACGGGGAGTTCCACAAGTTTCTGGAAAACCATCATGTCAAAAAAATTGACGGCATCCTCACCCCCCATAAGGCCGTTATGAAGCGGGCGGACGGCAAGGGCCGGACGGAATTGATTTTAAAGGGAATTAAGTATAATATCGATATTGATGACATAAAATTTAAGAAAGAGGCGCTGCGGTAA
- a CDS encoding efflux RND transporter permease subunit → MNRYIRFVLNHPIAMLAGCMIITLVLAAGIANLRFDTSISTFLPKTDPAYKHYEQVKEIYGDVDTFVILSVSHKNLWQHETFKKINRLLIDLEAYQDYDENLEARRMERLSAVLADVPMTEAAFLDRFSGDPAFQRLLRRKLSVLGWDGGMVGARMAGRLKQSAASARELKSREMIDEIISPLTVRDISGANDMLEEVRLIETDAHGNRILPDTAAMFNTFISSLKRNPVFEKGIYATDENGSITDLGFIIRFPDISNSDPIAREILEIVNSHDELDIIAQGEPIVYIWMNNYMQRDLSRLVPLVMLVAVIIFFINFRSLRGVVLPFLTLSMSTIWILGLMGYLGVNITTVGVSIPVLMIAVGSSYGIHILNQYYAEFDQITRKGKRAGLQHSMSHISVTVLLTGLTTFVAFMTLATHQLSAIRDWGIFCALGIMFAVLISATIIPAGLELMPHRAGVKLKKKRDKAGGASVIDGVIRLMVKASVAHYRKVLAVVLILIIASVFGLTRLKVETELLQYFKTEDPIRTTAKIIGDKYGGRWGFMILIDSGEINGVKSPEFLQTVEEFRRWLEAESNSDLCIGRTDAFSDFIKTMHMAMHNDDPAYFRIPENKWDVMDYLEIFSGTDANSDGRVDRFEPYVDPFFQTSNVIARLNQKNGQLIGSAGLKHIFSRISTHLDQTLPKGYDYEITGHPKMLIKSIDYIVGGQLQSLFLTFGVIAVVVLLLLRNFRAALLSLIPLSVAVMINFGIMGWFGIQLDIATSIIAAITIGIGVDDTIHFLNTFRCYRKWGEDVDTAIRKTLEVAGKAIIFTSLALICGFSVLELSPFKPLMLFGLLMAVTMVATTLGALVVLPAAIKLTGVKLTGKAICPMPVPSSGDVPAARPLQPSPHYAAAQVSLIAFIRHQFKEGSNEK, encoded by the coding sequence ATGAACCGATATATCCGTTTTGTGTTAAATCACCCCATTGCCATGCTGGCAGGCTGTATGATCATTACGCTGGTTCTGGCGGCAGGCATTGCCAATTTGCGGTTTGACACCTCCATTTCCACATTTCTGCCCAAAACCGATCCGGCCTATAAGCATTACGAACAGGTCAAAGAGATATACGGGGATGTGGATACATTCGTGATTTTATCGGTATCCCACAAAAATTTATGGCAGCATGAGACCTTTAAAAAAATCAACCGGTTGCTGATCGATCTCGAGGCTTACCAGGATTATGACGAAAACCTGGAGGCGCGCCGAATGGAGCGGTTAAGCGCGGTCCTTGCAGACGTCCCGATGACAGAGGCGGCATTTTTGGACCGGTTTTCAGGTGATCCCGCTTTTCAGCGCCTTCTGCGGCGAAAGCTCTCCGTCCTTGGCTGGGATGGCGGAATGGTGGGCGCCCGCATGGCCGGCCGGTTAAAACAGTCGGCGGCTTCCGCCAGAGAGCTAAAATCGCGGGAAATGATCGATGAGATCATCTCCCCGCTTACCGTCCGCGACATCTCCGGGGCAAATGATATGCTGGAAGAGGTCCGGCTGATTGAAACCGACGCGCACGGCAACCGGATACTGCCCGATACCGCCGCTATGTTCAACACCTTTATCTCCAGCCTCAAGCGCAATCCGGTATTTGAAAAAGGGATTTACGCCACGGATGAAAACGGCAGCATCACGGATCTGGGCTTTATCATCCGGTTTCCGGACATCTCAAACTCTGACCCGATTGCCCGGGAAATCCTTGAAATCGTTAACAGCCATGACGAACTCGATATTATTGCCCAGGGCGAGCCCATTGTCTATATCTGGATGAACAATTATATGCAGCGGGATCTTTCCCGGCTGGTGCCCCTGGTCATGCTGGTGGCGGTGATCATTTTCTTCATCAACTTCAGGTCATTGCGGGGCGTTGTGCTCCCGTTTCTCACCCTGTCCATGTCAACGATCTGGATCCTTGGCCTTATGGGGTATCTCGGGGTTAATATCACCACCGTGGGGGTCTCGATTCCGGTGTTGATGATCGCGGTGGGCAGTTCCTACGGGATTCATATTCTGAATCAGTATTACGCGGAGTTTGATCAGATCACCCGAAAAGGCAAAAGGGCCGGGCTCCAGCATTCCATGAGCCATATTTCGGTCACCGTGCTGCTTACCGGACTGACCACATTTGTGGCCTTTATGACCCTTGCGACCCATCAACTGAGCGCCATCCGGGACTGGGGGATTTTCTGCGCTTTGGGGATTATGTTTGCCGTATTGATTTCCGCAACCATTATTCCGGCCGGCCTGGAACTCATGCCCCACCGGGCGGGCGTAAAGCTTAAAAAGAAGCGGGACAAGGCCGGCGGGGCTTCAGTTATTGATGGGGTGATCAGGCTCATGGTGAAGGCTTCTGTCGCCCACTACCGTAAAGTATTGGCGGTTGTGCTGATTTTAATCATTGCCTCGGTTTTCGGCCTCACCAGGCTTAAGGTGGAAACCGAACTGCTCCAGTATTTCAAGACGGAGGACCCGATCCGCACCACTGCCAAAATTATCGGGGATAAATACGGCGGCCGGTGGGGGTTTATGATACTAATCGACTCAGGCGAAATAAACGGCGTCAAGTCGCCCGAGTTTTTGCAGACCGTTGAAGAGTTTCGCAGATGGCTGGAAGCGGAATCCAACTCGGATCTTTGCATCGGCCGGACCGATGCCTTCTCCGATTTTATCAAAACCATGCACATGGCCATGCACAATGATGATCCGGCATATTTCAGGATCCCGGAAAATAAATGGGATGTGATGGACTACCTGGAAATTTTCTCCGGGACGGATGCCAATTCAGACGGCCGCGTGGACCGGTTTGAGCCCTATGTCGATCCGTTTTTCCAGACCTCAAACGTCATTGCCCGTTTAAACCAGAAAAACGGCCAGCTCATTGGGTCTGCGGGACTCAAGCATATTTTCAGCCGCATATCGACCCATCTCGACCAGACGCTTCCCAAGGGGTATGATTACGAAATTACCGGGCATCCCAAGATGCTTATAAAAAGCATCGACTATATCGTGGGCGGCCAGCTCCAGAGCCTGTTTCTGACCTTTGGGGTGATCGCCGTTGTGGTGCTTTTGCTCTTAAGAAATTTCCGGGCGGCACTGCTTTCCTTGATTCCCCTGAGCGTTGCTGTTATGATCAATTTCGGTATTATGGGCTGGTTCGGGATTCAGCTGGATATCGCCACGTCGATTATCGCCGCCATCACCATCGGTATCGGGGTGGATGACACCATTCATTTTTTAAATACGTTCCGTTGTTACCGGAAATGGGGGGAGGATGTGGACACGGCCATTCGGAAAACGCTCGAGGTCGCCGGTAAAGCGATCATATTCACCTCGCTGGCGCTTATATGCGGATTTTCCGTGCTGGAGCTCTCCCCGTTCAAGCCCCTGATGCTTTTCGGCCTGCTGATGGCCGTTACCATGGTGGCCACCACACTGGGCGCGCTGGTGGTCCTGCCGGCGGCCATCAAGCTCACCGGTGTAAAACTGACCGGCAAGGCGATCTGCCCGATGCCGGTACCTTCGTCCGGAGATGTCCCCGCCGCGCGGCCGCTGCAGCCATCGCCCCATTATGCCGCTGCGCAGGTGAGTTTAATCGCATTCATCCGTCATCAATTCAAGGAGGGCAGCAATGAGAAATAG